In Candidatus Sulfurimonas marisnigri, a single genomic region encodes these proteins:
- a CDS encoding DUF234 domain-containing protein, whose product MSKYNKYKKNPTILEQFRSFYFQNNPKDLEQAIKYFAVFGGMSWSVDMEKPLPEIIISKVLNNYRYIHADITQLTESDKHSHSLLSGIATGDRRTHSALKRGRISRNDGEYAMEKMFDRGMLEAEYSLENPPNEEERVDEKLNFTKPFMRFWFSFVSPYFKSIKDGDYKEAKESFANREQEFSELVFMKLAQEVMKNSFKDDPITEIGSYWDRNTEIDILAKTKSGKVVAGICKYSNSKAKKSELTKLKEQCALAEMTPDICVVISKSGFTNELKSLKGADVKLLALKNFKSLVEDLSERDLMECEGKRY is encoded by the coding sequence ATGTCAAAATACAACAAGTACAAAAAAAACCCTACAATTTTAGAACAGTTTCGCTCTTTTTATTTTCAAAACAACCCTAAAGACCTTGAGCAGGCTATAAAATACTTTGCTGTATTTGGTGGTATGAGTTGGAGTGTTGACATGGAGAAACCTCTTCCTGAGATTATAATAAGTAAGGTTTTAAACAACTACCGCTACATTCATGCGGACATTACTCAGCTTACAGAGAGTGATAAGCACAGTCACTCTCTACTTAGCGGTATTGCTACTGGTGACCGTCGTACTCACTCTGCACTAAAAAGAGGACGTATCTCTAGAAATGATGGCGAATACGCTATGGAAAAGATGTTTGACAGAGGTATGCTAGAAGCTGAGTACTCTCTTGAAAATCCTCCAAATGAAGAAGAACGAGTAGATGAAAAACTAAACTTTACTAAGCCATTCATGCGCTTTTGGTTCTCATTTGTATCCCCATATTTTAAAAGTATTAAAGATGGCGATTATAAAGAAGCAAAAGAGAGTTTTGCTAACCGTGAACAAGAGTTTTCTGAGCTAGTCTTTATGAAGTTAGCACAGGAAGTTATGAAAAATAGTTTCAAAGATGACCCTATTACTGAGATAGGAAGTTATTGGGATAGAAATACAGAAATAGATATCTTAGCAAAAACAAAATCAGGCAAAGTCGTTGCCGGTATATGCAAATATTCTAATTCAAAAGCGAAAAAATCTGAGCTTACTAAACTAAAAGAGCAATGTGCTTTAGCAGAGATGACCCCTGATATCTGTGTAGTTATCTCAAAAAGTGGTTTTACAAATGAGCTTAAAAGTTTAAAGGGAGCAGATGTAAAACTGCTTGCTCTTAAAAACTTTAAAAGCCTTGTTGAAGACCTTAGTGAAAGAGACCTCATGGAGTGTGAGGGAAAAAGATACTAA